One window from the genome of Anticarsia gemmatalis isolate Benzon Research Colony breed Stoneville strain chromosome 8, ilAntGemm2 primary, whole genome shotgun sequence encodes:
- the eIF3b gene encoding eukaryotic translation initiation factor 3 subunit b, with product MAKKKGDEKVNQTPQSDNEEPNYDEEPDFDDPEGFVDDIPDEELLADLLEQKPKESDSYENVIVVDGCPQVGPERLEKLQSVINKIFSKFGKIVNEYYPTQENGVTTGYIFLEYSNPQNAAEAVKATNNCKLDKQHTFLVNLFTDFKKYSDIPQEWEPPAPQPFKVQSDLQWYLMDPDAYDQFLVGIGTGVSLQVWQNTLPEPALLQERPNWTETYAAWSPLGTYLATFHWRGVALWAGPKFSQFQKFFHPEARFISFSPCENYIVTFSPTGDRGEDKKLIIWDIRTGQEKRSFPPPDEYVTWPVFRWSKDDKYFARLGADMLSVYETPSFGLLDKKSIKIPGIRDFSWSPTDNIVAYWVAEDKDVPARVTLLELPNRTEIRSKNLFSVADCKIHWQKSGDYLCVKVDRYSKVKKDKNEIKYSGMYYNFEIFHMREKEIPVDSVEIKEPIQAFAWEPVGSKFSIIHGDAANMCISFYQVNTGQAPTLLKKFERQAFNHLFWSPSGQFIVLANLGLTGGALEFLDTNDFTIMNVTDHYQMSGIEWDPTGRFVVTGVSSLKSKIDTGYYIWSFQGKILRRVMKEGFAQFNWRPRPPTLLSEKQQKDIKKNLKKYYSQFESKDRMRSSKASKELVAKRTEQMKKYVEYREMKQQEWNEQKPRRLELRDYVDTDGLDTDTVNSVEEVVEFFVKEEQTVIE from the exons ATGGCTAAGAAAAAAGGCGACGAAAAAGTGAACCAAACTCCTCAAAGTGACAATGAGGAGCCGAATTATGACGAGGAGCCCGATTTTGACGATCCAGAGGGTTTCGTTGACGATATTCCCGACGAAG AGTTGTTGGCCGACCTTTTAGAGCAGAAACCTAAGGAATCTGATAGTTACGAGAATGTGATCGTGGTCGACGGGTGCCCGCAGGTCGGGCCTGAGCGTCTGGAGAAGCTGCAAAGTGTCATAAATAAGATTTTCAGCAAGTTTGGGAAGATCGTCAACGAGTATTACCCAACCCAAGAGAATGGAGTGACAACAGGCTACATTTTCTTGGAGTACAGTAACCCGCAAAACGCCGCCGAAGCCGTGAAGGCTACAAACAACTGTAAATTAGATAAGCAGCACACATTCTTAGTGAATTTATTCACTGATTTCAAGAA GTATTCAGATATCCCTCAAGAATGGGAGCCACCAGCACCTCAGCCGTTCAAGGTGCAATCAGACCTACAATGGTACCTGATGGACCCTGATGCGTATGACCAGTTCCTGGTGGGCATTGGCACTGGTGTTTCACTGCAAGTATGGCAGAACACCTTGCCAGAACCTGCACTGCTGCAGGAAAGACCT AACTGGACTGAAACATATGCGGCATGGTCTCCTCTCGGCACGTACTTGGCCACGTTCCACTGGCGAGGTGTGGCTCTGTGGGCTGGCCCTAAGTTCTCTCAGTTCCAGAAGTTCTTCCACCCTGAAGCTCGGTTCATCTCCTTCTCACCGTGTGAGAACTATATTGTTACATTCTCACCCACGGGAGACAGAGGGGAAGATAAGAAACTCATTATTTGGGATATCAG AACGGGTCAAGAGAAGCGTAGTTTTCCTCCGCCGGATGAGTATGTGACGTGGCCGGTGTTCCGCTGGAGCAAGGACGACAAGTACTTCGCGAGGCTGGGTGCTGACATGCTGTCTGTCTATGAAACGCCTAGCTTCGGTCTCTTAGACAAGAAGTCTATTAAAATACCTGGCATCAG AGACTTCAGTTGGTCGCCCACGGATAACATTGTAGCATATTGGGTAGCAGAAGACAAAGATGTACCTGCGAGAGTAACCTTGCTTGAACTGCCCAACCGTACTGAAATACGCTCCAAAAACTTGTTCTCCGTCGCCGACTGTAAGATCCATTGGCAGAAGAGTGGTGACTACCTGTGCGTCAAAGTAGACAGATACTCGAAAGtcaaaaaagacaaaaatgaaATCAAGTACTCTGGAATGTACTACAACTTTGAAATTTTCCACATGAGGGAAAAGGAGATACCGGTCGATTCGGTAGAAATTAAGGAGCCTATTCAAGCGTTCGCGTGGGAGCCTGTAGGGTCGAAGTTCTCCATTATTCACGGTGACGCGGCCAACATGTGCATTAGTTTCTACCAAGTGAACACTGGTCAGGCGCCGACACTCTTGAAGAAGTTCGAGAGGCAGGCGTTCAACCACTTGTTCTGGTCTCCTTCTGGTCAGTTCATCGTGTTGGCTAACCTTGGTCTCACTGGTGGCGCCTTGGAGTTCTTGGACACGAATGATTTCACGATCATGAATGTCACGGACCACTACCAGATGTCAGGCATTGAATGGGACCCGACCGGTCGCTTTGTTGTGACTGGCGTGTCTTCGCTCAAGAGCAAGATCGATACTGGGTACTACATTTGGTCCTTCCAGGGCAAGATCTTAAGAAG agTGATGAAGGAAGGCTTCGCTCAGTTCAACTGGCGGCCACGGCCTCCGACGTTGCTCTCCGAGAAGCAGCAGAAGGATATCAAAAAGAACCTCAAAAAATACTACTCACAGTTCGAGTCTAAGGATCGTATGCGCAGTAGCAAAGCTAGCAAG GAATTGGTGGCGAAGCGTACTGAGCAAATGAAGAAGTACGTCGAGTACCGTGAGATGAAACAACAGGAGTGGAACGAGCAGAAGCCGCGCAGGCTCGAGCTCAGAGATT ACGTAGACACTGACGGTCTCGACACCGACACGGTGAACTCAGTAGAAGAAGTTGTAGAATTTTTCGTGAAAGAAGAACAAACGGTCATCGAGTAG